Proteins encoded together in one Methylothermaceae bacteria B42 window:
- a CDS encoding UDP-3-O-[3-hydroxymyristoyl] N-acetylglucosamine deacetylase, with amino-acid sequence MIHQRTLRNPIRARGIGLHSGRQVCLTLRPAPANTGIVFRRIDLPTPVSIPARGNYVGKTLLSTALTRNGTSIATVEHLLAAFSGLGVDNAFIDIDAPEVPIMDGSAAPFVFLIQSAGLQTQNAPKYMLKIRQPVCVKEGDKWVALEPYHGFKVKLTLDFDHPVFSAKTCSLSIDFTDTSFTREVARARTFGFLRDVEKLRRQQLALGGSLKNSVVIDDQGVINKEGLRYPNEFVRHKILDAIGDLYLLGHGIQGAFAGFKSGHSLNIRLIQALLQRPQAWEIIPCNRLITPEINLSPEEPLLQAC; translated from the coding sequence ATGATCCATCAACGTACTCTGAGAAACCCAATTCGCGCCCGCGGCATTGGGCTGCACAGCGGCCGGCAAGTTTGCTTGACCCTGCGCCCCGCCCCAGCCAATACCGGAATTGTATTTCGCCGGATTGATTTGCCTACGCCTGTTTCTATCCCAGCCCGCGGCAACTATGTCGGCAAAACCCTGCTTTCTACCGCTTTGACCCGAAATGGCACGAGTATTGCTACAGTGGAACACTTGCTTGCCGCCTTTTCCGGTCTTGGGGTGGATAATGCCTTTATTGACATCGACGCACCGGAAGTCCCCATTATGGACGGCAGCGCGGCCCCATTTGTATTCTTGATTCAATCCGCCGGCCTCCAGACTCAAAATGCCCCAAAATATATGCTTAAAATCCGCCAGCCCGTCTGTGTGAAGGAAGGTGACAAATGGGTCGCGCTGGAACCTTATCACGGGTTCAAAGTAAAACTTACCTTAGACTTCGACCACCCCGTTTTTAGCGCTAAAACTTGTTCATTAAGCATCGATTTCACCGATACTTCGTTTACTCGCGAGGTGGCGCGCGCCAGAACCTTCGGCTTTCTGCGGGATGTGGAAAAATTGCGTAGGCAACAGCTGGCGCTGGGCGGCAGCCTGAAAAACTCGGTGGTTATTGATGACCAAGGCGTGATAAACAAAGAAGGATTGCGTTACCCGAATGAATTCGTCCGCCACAAAATCCTCGATGCCATCGGCGATCTCTATCTTCTCGGACATGGCATACAAGGCGCGTTTGCAGGCTTCAAATCGGGGCACAGCTTAAATATCCGCTTGATTCAAGCACTCTTGCAACGCCCTCAAGCCTGGGAAATCATCCCCTGCAACCGGCTTATCACCCCCGAGATCAACCTGTCCCCGGAGGAGCCTCTCCTTCAAGCTTGTTGA